Proteins encoded together in one Nitrospirota bacterium window:
- the cbiB gene encoding adenosylcobinamide-phosphate synthase CbiB, producing MIFSGVPAQLVLAFLVDSLIGDPRWFPHPIRCIGEFISWLEGRARRFCHSPVTEKVSGGVIVAVVVGTTYFATYLFTETVSSVFRDVSILNIISLNDIVIALAGSLTIALRGLRESAGNVLSELKRSDLDSARGQLGHIVGRDTEGLNEEGILRATIETLSENVSDGVIAPMFYFAIGGLPLAMAYKAINTLDSMLGYRNERYINFGYVAARLDDIANYIPARLTAWAIIFSAAVLSSDKLSPSRAVRVMLRDGRKHSSPNAGLPEAAMAGALGIRLGGPSSYRGVVSEKPFIGEGKRELEVEDGAMADRIIKAAGGIGMIFCVMLSILIHRILII from the coding sequence ATGATCTTTAGTGGAGTGCCTGCACAGCTTGTATTGGCCTTTTTAGTGGATTCGCTTATTGGTGATCCCCGATGGTTTCCGCACCCCATAAGGTGTATTGGAGAGTTCATATCCTGGCTTGAAGGACGGGCAAGAAGGTTTTGCCACAGCCCTGTGACTGAAAAGGTCTCGGGTGGAGTGATTGTTGCAGTCGTGGTTGGTACAACCTATTTTGCAACTTATCTCTTTACTGAAACAGTATCCTCCGTATTCCGGGATGTCTCGATATTAAATATTATCTCTTTAAATGATATAGTCATTGCATTGGCCGGTTCCCTGACTATTGCACTCAGGGGGCTGCGGGAATCTGCGGGAAACGTGCTCTCTGAACTCAAACGGTCTGATCTTGATTCTGCAAGGGGGCAGCTTGGACATATCGTCGGCAGGGATACGGAGGGACTGAATGAGGAGGGAATTTTGAGGGCAACCATTGAGACCCTCTCTGAAAATGTCTCAGACGGGGTGATTGCACCAATGTTTTACTTTGCAATCGGCGGCCTTCCTCTTGCTATGGCATACAAGGCAATAAACACATTGGACTCCATGCTCGGTTACAGGAATGAGAGATACATAAATTTTGGATATGTGGCTGCAAGGCTTGACGATATTGCCAATTACATCCCGGCAAGGCTCACGGCCTGGGCCATAATATTCTCTGCTGCTGTGCTGTCGTCAGATAAGTTGAGCCCTTCAAGGGCAGTAAGGGTGATGCTGAGAGATGGAAGGAAGCACTCAAGCCCCAATGCAGGTCTGCCGGAGGCGGCGATGGCAGGAGCCCTTGGGATTCGGCTTGGAGGGCCTTCTTCTTATAGGGGGGTTGTCAGTGAAAAACCATTCATCGGGGAAGGTAAGCGGGAGCTTGAAGTTGAGGATGGTGCTATGGCAGACAGGATTATAAAGGCTGCAGGAGGCATTGGGATGATTTTCTGCGTAATGCTCTCTATATTGATACACAGAATTTTAATCATATGA
- a CDS encoding C45 family autoproteolytic acyltransferase/hydrolase, with protein sequence MTNNYLKDLLTGGEPESRDGWIYLRIAGEPYQRGFQHGYYLASQIKEAIRVNRFLAKWDTGMEWDFFIEKANELFPRHIDDEFTQELQGIADGACANRFLTSFEEILTWNSYQDLLGYWWPMYNDSQPHWFKNAHRCSAFITTGNATKDGNIVMAHNCWDRYAASDHYNIILDIHPANGYRLLFQAPPGYIASTIDWWITGAKLVVAETTISGFSGFDNNKEPEFYRSRKACQYAQSIEDWKNRMWKNNNGGYAGSWLLGDIKTKEIARVEIGLKYLGFEKKDDGFYSGYNVAADLRIRNQECSGNSYSDIRYNGARRLRFMELLDKEGIDVDIDKAKEIISDHGDVYLQEQDNPSSRTICGHLELDDAKYGSHAGQGPYYPWGAGDGKVVDSAMVENMSFQARWGHACGMPFDVKAFLQKHPQYNWLRGYMRDRPGCSWQTFGGL encoded by the coding sequence ATGACAAATAACTATTTAAAAGACCTCCTGACAGGGGGAGAACCGGAGTCAAGAGACGGCTGGATTTATCTGAGGATTGCAGGAGAACCCTACCAGCGCGGCTTTCAGCATGGTTACTACCTTGCCTCTCAAATAAAAGAGGCCATAAGGGTAAACAGGTTTCTGGCCAAATGGGATACAGGGATGGAGTGGGATTTTTTTATTGAGAAGGCCAATGAGCTTTTCCCTCGGCATATTGATGATGAATTCACCCAGGAACTGCAGGGTATTGCCGATGGTGCCTGTGCCAATCGTTTTCTGACCAGTTTTGAGGAGATCCTGACCTGGAACAGCTACCAGGACCTGCTGGGTTACTGGTGGCCGATGTACAATGATTCACAACCGCACTGGTTTAAAAATGCACACCGCTGCAGTGCATTTATTACAACCGGGAATGCCACCAAAGACGGCAATATTGTCATGGCTCACAACTGCTGGGACAGGTATGCTGCGTCGGATCACTACAACATAATTCTGGATATCCATCCGGCCAACGGCTACCGCTTGCTTTTTCAAGCCCCTCCGGGCTATATTGCCAGTACCATAGACTGGTGGATAACCGGAGCAAAACTGGTTGTGGCAGAAACCACCATCTCCGGTTTTTCGGGGTTTGACAATAATAAGGAGCCGGAATTTTACCGGTCCCGCAAGGCGTGTCAATATGCCCAAAGCATTGAAGACTGGAAAAACAGGATGTGGAAAAATAACAATGGTGGTTATGCCGGTAGTTGGCTGTTAGGGGATATTAAAACAAAAGAGATTGCAAGAGTTGAGATAGGATTAAAATATCTTGGTTTCGAGAAAAAGGATGACGGTTTTTACAGCGGTTATAATGTGGCTGCTGACCTGAGGATACGCAACCAGGAGTGCAGTGGTAATAGTTATTCCGATATCCGCTACAACGGTGCCCGCCGCTTGCGGTTTATGGAGCTGCTGGACAAAGAGGGCATTGATGTGGATATTGATAAAGCCAAAGAGATCATATCAGACCATGGGGATGTTTATCTTCAAGAACAGGATAATCCCTCTTCCCGGACAATATGCGGACATCTGGAACTTGACGATGCAAAGTATGGCAGTCATGCCGGTCAGGGGCCTTACTATCCATGGGGAGCAGGCGATGGGAAGGTCGTTGATTCTGCCATGGTGGAAAATATGAGTTTTCAGGCCCGGTGGGGGCATGCCTGTGGCATGCCTTTTGACGTAAAAGCCTTTTTACAAAAACACCCTCAATATAACTGGTTGAGGGGGTATATGAGAGACCGTCCCGGCTGCAGCTGGCAAACTTTTGGAGGGTTGTGA
- a CDS encoding multiheme c-type cytochrome produces MRYILSILLLLTLLTIATTADAGYRDIFGKEFLTKPWAGGLVEESVCIECHTSDIIKPEFRDIPQEWKKSWHYHNDVSCENCHGGDPEDAEMAMSPERGFVGTPKYSEVPEVCGKCHIGILKNYLESGHGKALKASKTGPNCVTCHGSHNIQKASIKIINESRCSKCHSYERAKIMKQALFLTEKKIRDIDNDLKKLKSEGVFTDEEDKSLFRTHVEYRTLFHTVNVDLVKQSTDKFVKKLGLIEEKIDKTFKELEFRKNFSVFLMMVFAGLGIVIFLLSRTYKD; encoded by the coding sequence ATGAGATATATTCTTTCAATACTGCTGCTTTTAACTCTTTTAACTATTGCTACAACTGCTGATGCAGGATACAGGGATATTTTTGGGAAAGAGTTTCTCACCAAACCATGGGCAGGCGGCCTTGTTGAGGAGAGTGTATGTATTGAATGTCATACCTCGGATATTATAAAGCCCGAGTTTCGTGATATCCCGCAGGAGTGGAAAAAGAGCTGGCATTACCATAACGATGTTTCATGTGAAAACTGTCATGGCGGTGATCCGGAAGATGCGGAGATGGCTATGTCGCCAGAAAGGGGTTTTGTCGGTACTCCAAAATACAGCGAAGTTCCTGAAGTGTGTGGTAAATGCCATATAGGCATACTGAAGAACTATCTTGAGAGCGGACACGGAAAGGCCCTTAAGGCTTCAAAAACAGGGCCAAACTGTGTAACCTGTCACGGCTCTCACAATATTCAGAAGGCGAGTATAAAAATTATAAATGAGTCGCGGTGTTCAAAATGCCATTCCTATGAAAGGGCCAAGATTATGAAACAGGCGCTTTTCCTTACAGAAAAAAAGATAAGAGATATAGATAATGACCTGAAGAAATTAAAGAGTGAGGGAGTTTTTACCGATGAGGAGGATAAGAGTCTCTTCCGTACCCATGTAGAATATCGCACCCTGTTTCATACCGTTAATGTGGACCTCGTTAAGCAGAGCACAGACAAGTTTGTAAAGAAATTGGGTCTCATTGAGGAAAAGATAGATAAAACCTTTAAAGAACTTGAATTCAGAAAGAACTTTTCTGTCTTCCTCATGATGGTATTTGCCGGATTGGGAATTGTCATATTTCTACTTTCAAGGACATATAAGGATTGA
- a CDS encoding secondary thiamine-phosphate synthase enzyme YjbQ — protein sequence MKSYRKELWFEVPTRRAFINITPEVEACLGESGIKEGLVLVNAMHITASVFINDDDPGLHHDYDVWLEKLAPHEPVSQYQHNVGEDNADAHLKRQIMGREVVVAVTDGRLDFGPWEQIFYGEFDGRRKKRALVKIIGE from the coding sequence ATGAAGAGCTATCGTAAGGAACTATGGTTTGAGGTGCCCACCCGGCGGGCCTTTATAAACATTACCCCTGAGGTTGAAGCGTGTCTTGGGGAGAGCGGTATCAAGGAGGGGCTTGTGCTTGTAAATGCCATGCATATAACGGCATCTGTCTTTATTAACGATGACGACCCCGGACTTCATCACGACTATGATGTCTGGCTGGAGAAACTTGCTCCCCATGAACCGGTCTCCCAGTATCAGCACAATGTTGGAGAGGATAACGCTGATGCCCATTTGAAGCGGCAGATTATGGGCAGGGAGGTTGTGGTTGCCGTGACTGATGGAAGGCTCGATTTTGGTCCGTGGGAGCAGATATTTTACGGGGAGTTTGATGGCAGACGAAAGAAAAGGGCTTTGGTCAAGATCATCGGGGAATGA
- a CDS encoding shikimate kinase, whose product MKNIVLTGFMGSGKTAVGRELANRLGMKLVELDEEIEKAEGLTINEIFSRFGERYFRDRETEIVRKFAGQDNVVISTGGGVVLREENMKALREKGVIVCLKATPETILKRTSTSGERPLLNVDDPLKKIRDLLDYREPFYEKADILIETDSLSTAEIADEIIRRVKELSE is encoded by the coding sequence ATGAAAAATATTGTGCTTACCGGATTTATGGGGAGCGGTAAAACTGCTGTGGGCAGGGAGCTTGCCAACCGGCTTGGAATGAAGCTTGTCGAGCTTGATGAAGAGATAGAGAAGGCCGAGGGCTTGACGATCAATGAGATATTCAGCCGTTTTGGTGAGCGCTACTTCCGTGACAGGGAGACAGAGATCGTAAGAAAGTTTGCAGGGCAGGACAATGTAGTGATTTCCACTGGCGGAGGGGTTGTCCTGAGAGAGGAAAACATGAAGGCCCTCAGGGAAAAGGGCGTGATAGTCTGTCTTAAAGCAACCCCTGAGACCATCCTGAAACGCACAAGCACTTCCGGAGAACGGCCCCTCCTGAATGTGGACGATCCCCTGAAAAAGATAAGAGACCTTCTTGACTACAGAGAGCCATTCTATGAAAAGGCGGATATCCTAATTGAGACGGATTCCCTTTCCACAGCAGAGATTGCAGATGAGATTATACGGAGAGTGAAGGAGTTATCCGAATAG
- a CDS encoding sodium-dependent transporter — translation MKREQWNSQFGFLLAAVGSAIGLGNIWRFSYMAYNYGGGAFLIPYFTALLTAGIPLLILEFAVGHERIGSAPLAYAKIRKNWEWLGWWAVTFVMFGIVLYYMVIVAWCLNFFFLSFNLGWGNDPNTFFFKDFLSVSNSPSEIGQIRTPIFFALLVIWFINWFIVHRGVQRGIELANRIFMPLLFVLTAVLVFWSLTLEGAMSGVRAYLTPDFSRLSDPRVWIDAYSQIFFTLSLGFGIMIAYASYLPEKANITRYALLTAFINSGYSLFAGVAVFSVLGFMATTQGEPLSGVVSQSIGLAFVAYPKAVSLMPGGNIFGAIFFLCLVVAGLSSSISIIEAFTSAMVDKFGIRRKRLITIVSILGFCGSVIFTTQAGLLWLDIVDHFLTHYGLIVVGIFECILVGWFFRIKVLRQHINRISTIKLGFWWDILIKYFVPLVLGIILVGDLYTELRKPYGGYSWASLILIGRDWILLTLVAAFVIASRPWKTEHNKAGGRSKH, via the coding sequence ATGAAGAGGGAGCAGTGGAATAGCCAGTTTGGTTTTCTGCTTGCCGCAGTGGGCTCGGCAATAGGGCTCGGCAATATCTGGCGATTCAGCTATATGGCATATAACTATGGTGGTGGAGCCTTTCTTATACCCTACTTTACCGCCCTCCTGACAGCGGGAATCCCCCTGCTGATACTGGAATTTGCCGTTGGACATGAGCGTATCGGATCAGCTCCTCTTGCCTATGCAAAGATAAGGAAGAATTGGGAATGGCTTGGCTGGTGGGCCGTAACGTTTGTGATGTTCGGCATAGTGCTTTATTATATGGTAATAGTTGCCTGGTGCCTTAATTTCTTTTTCCTCTCCTTTAACCTTGGCTGGGGTAATGATCCTAACACATTTTTCTTCAAGGATTTCCTCTCCGTAAGCAATTCACCGTCAGAGATAGGACAGATAAGGACACCGATATTTTTTGCACTCCTCGTTATCTGGTTTATAAACTGGTTTATAGTCCACAGGGGCGTGCAGCGGGGGATTGAGCTTGCAAACAGGATATTCATGCCCCTGCTCTTTGTGCTGACTGCTGTGCTCGTCTTCTGGTCTCTCACACTTGAGGGGGCGATGTCCGGAGTTCGGGCATACCTGACCCCCGATTTTTCGAGGCTCTCGGACCCAAGGGTATGGATCGATGCCTACAGCCAGATATTTTTTACCCTAAGCCTTGGTTTCGGGATCATGATAGCATATGCGAGTTATCTTCCTGAAAAGGCAAATATTACCAGGTATGCATTGCTGACAGCGTTTATCAATAGTGGGTATTCACTCTTTGCAGGGGTTGCGGTATTCTCTGTCCTTGGTTTTATGGCCACAACACAGGGTGAACCCCTCTCCGGAGTTGTCTCACAGAGTATAGGCCTTGCCTTTGTTGCATACCCAAAAGCGGTCAGCCTTATGCCGGGAGGGAATATCTTCGGTGCGATCTTTTTCCTCTGCCTTGTGGTGGCCGGCCTCTCCTCTTCCATCTCTATAATTGAGGCATTCACATCAGCAATGGTTGATAAATTCGGGATCAGGCGAAAACGTCTTATAACTATTGTCTCCATTCTGGGTTTCTGCGGATCTGTCATCTTTACCACGCAGGCAGGGCTGCTGTGGCTCGACATAGTAGACCATTTCCTTACTCACTACGGACTGATTGTTGTGGGTATATTTGAATGCATACTCGTGGGCTGGTTCTTCAGGATAAAGGTCCTGAGGCAGCATATCAACAGGATATCCACCATCAAGCTCGGTTTCTGGTGGGATATACTTATCAAATACTTTGTGCCCCTTGTGCTTGGAATAATACTCGTTGGAGACCTCTACACTGAACTCAGAAAGCCATATGGAGGATATAGCTGGGCCTCGCTCATACTGATTGGCAGGGACTGGATATTATTGACCCTTGTTGCCGCTTTTGTGATAGCATCAAGACCCTGGAAGACCGAACATAACAAGGCGGGGGGAAGAAGTAAGCATTGA
- the aroC gene encoding chorismate synthase produces MFRLRFLTAGESHGKGLTGIIEGIPANLQITPDYINRQLGRRQTGFGRGGRMKIESDSVEFISGIRWGVTIGSPVALFIENRDWENWQEGMSPLAEEKDSVQPVTRPRPGHADLPGATKYHQDDIRNILERSSARETAMRVAVGAIARRFLEEFGITVGGFVTAIGNASMSIDPSVLKVEDLKALSRSAESSDVRCPEDDTATRMKEAIEMATGEGYSLGGTFLVHAVGVPVGLGSHIQWDRRLDGRLAHAFMGIQAIKGIEIGSGFELAERPGAEVMDEIYPSPDAESPRSVLRKTNHAGGIEGGITNGMPVVVRAVMKPIPTQRKPLRSVDIVTGEPFEAAYERSDVCAVPAASVIGEAVMSLVIADALLEKFGGDSMEETKRNYENYLKNM; encoded by the coding sequence ATGTTCAGGTTGCGTTTTCTTACAGCAGGAGAGTCTCACGGAAAGGGGCTGACAGGCATTATCGAGGGTATTCCTGCAAATCTGCAGATAACACCTGATTATATAAACCGGCAACTTGGCAGGAGACAGACCGGTTTTGGCCGTGGCGGCAGGATGAAGATAGAGTCAGACAGTGTTGAGTTTATTTCCGGAATCAGATGGGGGGTTACAATTGGATCACCGGTCGCCCTTTTTATTGAAAACCGTGACTGGGAAAACTGGCAGGAGGGGATGTCGCCTCTTGCGGAAGAGAAGGACTCTGTGCAGCCTGTTACAAGACCAAGACCAGGGCATGCCGATCTGCCTGGTGCAACCAAGTATCATCAGGATGATATAAGGAACATCCTTGAGAGGTCCTCTGCAAGGGAGACAGCCATGAGGGTTGCTGTAGGCGCAATTGCCAGAAGGTTTCTTGAGGAGTTCGGCATAACTGTTGGAGGGTTTGTTACGGCCATAGGCAATGCATCCATGAGCATTGACCCGTCTGTTTTGAAAGTGGAGGATCTGAAGGCGTTATCCCGAAGTGCTGAGTCCTCTGATGTCAGGTGTCCTGAGGATGATACGGCAACCCGGATGAAGGAGGCCATTGAGATGGCAACAGGGGAGGGCTACTCCCTTGGAGGCACATTCCTGGTACATGCCGTGGGTGTGCCGGTCGGCCTTGGCAGCCATATTCAGTGGGACAGGAGACTTGACGGCCGCCTTGCTCATGCCTTCATGGGCATTCAGGCCATAAAAGGTATTGAAATCGGTAGTGGATTTGAGCTTGCAGAGAGACCGGGTGCTGAAGTGATGGATGAGATATATCCCTCTCCTGACGCTGAGTCCCCCAGGTCTGTCCTCAGAAAAACGAATCATGCCGGCGGCATAGAAGGTGGAATTACAAACGGTATGCCTGTAGTAGTCAGGGCAGTCATGAAGCCGATCCCAACCCAGCGCAAACCCCTCAGGTCTGTTGATATTGTTACAGGTGAACCCTTTGAGGCTGCATACGAGAGGTCTGATGTCTGTGCAGTGCCGGCAGCCTCGGTAATTGGTGAGGCAGTTATGTCACTGGTAATTGCAGATGCCCTTCTGGAGAAGTTCGGTGGTGACAGCATGGAGGAGACAAAGAGAAATTATGAGAATTATCTGAAGAATATGTAG